A region from the Microcella frigidaquae genome encodes:
- the glmS gene encoding glutamine--fructose-6-phosphate transaminase (isomerizing) encodes MCGIVGYVGSRGSIDVLLGGLKRLEYRGYDSAGVAVIDDSGHLGTRKHAGKLGILTDDLGATPLTDGHTGIGHTRWATHGGPTDENAHPHLGDGGKLALIHNGIIENFAALKEELLAAGHSFTSETDTEVAALLVGDAFRRTGDLTAAMLEVVNRLDGAFTLLAVHADQPGVVVGARRNSPLVIGLGEGENFLGSDVAAFVEYTHHAMEIGQDQLVTIRPDSVEVVDFAGTPVTPPTFEVDWDASAAEKGGWSSFMAKEISEEPEAVAKTILGRVHDGLVDLPEVTALGAEVLRGIDRVLIIACGTAAYAGMVGKYAIEQWARIPVDVELAHEFRYREPVLSPNTLVVSISQSGETMDTLMAVKYARERGARTLSICNTQGATIPRESDAVVYTHAGPEVAVASTKAFVAQIAATYLLGLQLGQVRGTLSDDEARGLVAELQEVPEKLRTALGVGERIKDLAHWMANTRSVLFLGRHVGYPVALEGALKLKELAYIHAEGFAAGELKHGPIALIEPGQVVFVLVPSPRDPRSLHSKVVSNIQEIRARGARVIAIAEQGDAAVLPYADEVIRIPLASPFFEPMLAVVPLHYFGMELAAAKGLDVDQPRNLAKSVTVE; translated from the coding sequence ATGTGCGGAATCGTGGGCTATGTCGGGAGCCGGGGGAGCATCGACGTCCTCCTGGGCGGTCTGAAGCGCCTGGAGTACCGGGGATACGACTCCGCGGGCGTCGCCGTCATCGACGACTCTGGGCACCTCGGCACGCGCAAGCACGCGGGCAAGCTGGGCATCCTCACCGATGACCTGGGAGCGACCCCGCTCACCGACGGGCACACCGGCATCGGTCACACCCGGTGGGCGACCCACGGCGGGCCGACCGACGAGAACGCCCACCCGCACCTCGGCGACGGCGGCAAGCTGGCGCTGATCCACAACGGCATCATCGAGAACTTCGCCGCGCTGAAGGAGGAGCTGCTCGCCGCAGGGCACAGCTTCACCTCCGAGACCGACACCGAGGTCGCCGCACTCCTCGTGGGCGACGCCTTCCGCCGCACCGGCGACCTGACCGCCGCGATGCTCGAGGTCGTCAACCGGCTCGACGGCGCCTTCACGCTGCTCGCCGTGCACGCCGACCAGCCGGGCGTCGTCGTCGGCGCTCGCCGCAACTCGCCGCTCGTCATCGGCCTCGGCGAGGGTGAGAACTTCCTCGGCTCCGACGTCGCCGCCTTCGTCGAGTACACCCACCACGCGATGGAGATCGGGCAGGACCAGCTGGTCACCATCCGTCCCGACAGTGTCGAGGTCGTCGACTTCGCCGGCACCCCGGTCACCCCGCCCACCTTCGAGGTCGACTGGGACGCCTCCGCCGCCGAGAAGGGCGGCTGGTCGAGCTTCATGGCGAAGGAGATCAGCGAGGAGCCCGAAGCAGTCGCCAAGACGATCCTGGGCCGGGTGCACGACGGCCTCGTGGACCTGCCAGAGGTCACGGCCCTCGGCGCCGAGGTGCTGCGCGGCATCGACCGCGTGCTGATCATCGCCTGCGGCACGGCCGCCTACGCGGGGATGGTCGGCAAGTACGCGATCGAGCAGTGGGCGCGCATCCCGGTCGATGTCGAACTGGCGCACGAGTTCCGCTATCGCGAGCCGGTGCTGTCGCCCAACACCCTCGTGGTGTCGATCAGCCAGTCGGGCGAGACGATGGACACCCTCATGGCGGTGAAGTACGCGCGCGAGCGCGGCGCCCGCACGCTGTCGATCTGCAACACGCAGGGCGCGACGATCCCGCGCGAGTCGGATGCGGTCGTCTACACCCACGCCGGCCCCGAGGTCGCCGTGGCGTCGACGAAGGCCTTCGTCGCCCAGATCGCGGCGACCTACCTGCTCGGGCTCCAGCTCGGGCAGGTGCGCGGCACCCTGAGCGACGACGAGGCCCGCGGGCTGGTCGCCGAGCTGCAGGAGGTGCCCGAAAAGCTGCGCACCGCGCTCGGCGTCGGGGAGCGCATCAAGGACCTCGCTCACTGGATGGCCAATACCCGCTCCGTGCTCTTCCTGGGCCGCCACGTCGGCTACCCGGTCGCTCTCGAGGGCGCCCTGAAGCTGAAGGAGCTCGCCTACATCCACGCCGAGGGCTTCGCCGCCGGCGAGCTGAAGCACGGACCGATCGCCCTCATCGAGCCCGGGCAGGTCGTGTTCGTGCTCGTGCCGAGCCCCCGGGACCCGCGCTCGCTGCACAGCAAGGTCGTCTCCAACATCCAGGAGATCCGCGCCCGCGGTGCGCGCGTGATCGCGATCGCCGAGCAGGGCGACGCGGCCGTTCTGCCGTACGCCGACGAGGTCATCCGGATCCCGCTCGCCTCGCCCTTCTTCGAGCCGATGCTGGCGGTCGTGCCGCTGCACTACTTCGGCATGGAGCTCGCCGCGGCGAAGGGCCTCGATGTCGACCAGCCGCGCAACCTGGCGAAGTCGGTCACGGTCGAGTAG
- a CDS encoding holo-ACP synthase: MGRIVGIGVDVVDLARFERALDRTPRLRERLFTAQERERPLRSLAGRFAAKEALLKALGATDGIGWHDMEVISDAEGNPDIAVSGRAAEIAAARGIASLHVSMSHDAGVAIAFVVAES, translated from the coding sequence ATGGGGCGCATCGTGGGGATCGGGGTCGACGTGGTCGACCTCGCCCGCTTCGAGCGCGCGCTCGACCGCACGCCGCGATTGCGCGAGCGCCTGTTCACCGCGCAGGAGCGCGAGCGGCCGCTGCGCTCACTGGCGGGTCGCTTCGCCGCGAAGGAGGCGCTGCTGAAGGCGCTCGGGGCGACCGACGGCATCGGCTGGCACGACATGGAGGTCATCAGCGACGCCGAGGGCAACCCCGACATCGCGGTCTCCGGCCGGGCTGCCGAGATCGCCGCCGCGCGCGGCATCGCATCGCTGCACGTCTCGATGTCGCACGACGCGGGCGTCGCGATCGCGTTCGTGGTGGCCGAGTCATGA